One segment of Mycolicibacterium sp. YH-1 DNA contains the following:
- a CDS encoding acetyl-CoA hydrolase/transferase C-terminal domain-containing protein: MTVALGDGVGVLGRLVDGTSVCEALSNAASEVGDVKLVVGWLPEPADGLDAQSFARVTVLMPGGGARRLMQSQATHFVPGRFSAWPALLTGRLKPELLITRVVEHAGELHFGSEVSYQRALTEAGVPVLAVVDEATPKASAEPPLSPDQVVIIGRSACGPAQHHREPDPLHEALADSVLRFIPAGTRIQYGPGPLGTALLRRAQVPLIVDTGLLTDAVIDLERRGLLCGTPSATYLTGTDEFYDWADGQPILHGVEYTHDLTRLSRGLPFMAVNTAVEIDPVGQINAEGRGDKLIGGIGGHPDFCAAGRMHPRGLSIIATPSVVNGHSPLVDQLSRPASTPASDVDLIVTENGYADLRDADWPLRRRRIAELFGV, from the coding sequence ATGACAGTTGCCCTCGGCGACGGGGTGGGCGTGCTCGGGCGGCTCGTGGACGGCACATCGGTGTGCGAGGCGCTGAGTAACGCGGCATCCGAGGTCGGGGACGTCAAGCTGGTCGTTGGGTGGCTGCCCGAACCCGCCGACGGCCTGGACGCGCAGTCCTTTGCGCGTGTGACCGTGTTGATGCCCGGTGGCGGCGCACGTCGGCTGATGCAGAGCCAGGCGACACATTTTGTGCCCGGCCGGTTCTCGGCCTGGCCGGCCCTGCTCACGGGACGGCTCAAGCCGGAGCTGCTGATCACCAGGGTGGTCGAACACGCAGGGGAACTGCATTTCGGTAGTGAGGTGTCCTATCAGCGCGCACTGACCGAGGCTGGCGTACCCGTACTGGCTGTCGTCGACGAGGCCACCCCGAAGGCTTCTGCGGAGCCCCCGCTGAGCCCCGATCAGGTGGTGATCATCGGGCGTAGCGCCTGCGGTCCTGCGCAACACCACCGGGAACCCGATCCGCTGCACGAAGCGCTGGCAGACTCGGTCCTGCGGTTCATCCCGGCCGGTACCCGGATCCAGTACGGACCGGGCCCGTTGGGCACCGCCCTGTTGCGCCGTGCGCAGGTGCCACTGATCGTCGACACCGGCCTGCTCACCGATGCGGTCATCGACCTGGAGCGTCGCGGATTATTGTGTGGCACACCGTCGGCCACCTATCTGACCGGGACCGACGAGTTCTACGACTGGGCCGACGGACAGCCGATCCTGCACGGGGTGGAGTACACCCATGATCTGACCAGACTGTCGCGGGGTCTCCCGTTCATGGCCGTCAATACCGCTGTGGAGATCGACCCGGTGGGACAGATCAATGCCGAGGGGCGCGGTGACAAGCTCATCGGCGGCATCGGAGGACACCCAGACTTCTGCGCCGCGGGCCGGATGCACCCGCGCGGACTGTCGATCATCGCCACACCGTCGGTTGTCAACGGGCACAGCCCGTTGGTGGACCAACTCAGCCGACCCGCATCCACACCTGCGAGTGACGTGGACCTCATTGTCACCGAAAACGGCTACGCGGACCTCCGTGATGCCGACTGGCCGCTGCGGCGCCGCCGGATTGCCGAACTGTTCGGCGTCTGA
- a CDS encoding acyl-CoA dehydrogenase family protein: MTADLDATSPMINRADLRAFLEAAPKPPGLRNYGPTPTEADVAPGTLWHAYLAQHGYTCLHWPAEFGGLDATVTFQAMFAEECANAEVPRQFSIFGPDLVGPVLIRFGSDEQKTNYLEPIRTGQHIWCQLFSEPEAGSDLASLRTRARRTDTGWRIDGQKVWSSGAAAADFGILLARTENDKHRGLSMFIVPMRSPGITVRPLRQIDGESKFNEVFLDSVELPEQSLVGRPGQGWELALAMLGRERLTLGTHAVAMFRRHEELIAAARDRGVLDQVLGRSMTRLWARMWLLRYTWQRAVTGGDVTSPEFSVLKIVASETDRDLSDLATDVLGTDVCVDPELDDLVRHMLVGRAQTILGGTSEIQRNILAERVLGLPKEPH, encoded by the coding sequence ATGACCGCAGACCTCGACGCGACGTCGCCGATGATCAATCGTGCGGATCTGCGGGCATTCTTGGAGGCGGCACCCAAGCCCCCGGGGTTGCGTAACTACGGGCCCACGCCAACCGAGGCCGATGTCGCGCCCGGGACGCTGTGGCACGCATACCTTGCCCAACATGGGTACACATGTCTGCACTGGCCGGCGGAGTTCGGTGGCCTCGATGCGACCGTCACGTTCCAGGCGATGTTCGCAGAGGAGTGTGCGAATGCCGAGGTGCCCCGGCAATTCAGTATCTTCGGACCGGACCTCGTCGGTCCGGTGTTGATTCGATTCGGCTCCGACGAGCAGAAGACAAACTACCTCGAACCAATCCGCACCGGGCAGCACATATGGTGCCAACTGTTCTCCGAGCCTGAGGCGGGCTCCGACCTGGCATCGTTGCGTACCCGTGCCCGTCGCACCGACACCGGCTGGCGTATCGACGGTCAGAAGGTTTGGAGCTCCGGGGCGGCCGCCGCAGACTTCGGAATTCTGTTGGCCCGCACAGAGAACGACAAGCATCGCGGATTGTCGATGTTCATCGTCCCGATGCGGTCGCCCGGGATCACGGTGCGCCCGCTGCGACAGATCGACGGGGAATCGAAGTTCAACGAGGTGTTTCTCGATTCCGTCGAGCTTCCGGAGCAGTCACTGGTGGGCCGTCCCGGGCAGGGGTGGGAACTGGCGCTGGCGATGTTGGGCCGGGAGCGACTGACCCTCGGCACCCACGCGGTGGCGATGTTCCGCCGCCATGAGGAGCTGATCGCCGCCGCCCGTGACCGCGGGGTCCTGGACCAGGTTCTGGGCCGCTCGATGACGAGGCTGTGGGCTCGGATGTGGTTGCTGCGGTACACCTGGCAGCGCGCTGTCACAGGCGGGGATGTGACATCGCCGGAGTTCTCCGTCCTGAAAATTGTTGCCTCCGAGACTGACCGAGATCTGTCCGACCTGGCGACCGACGTCCTCGGCACCGACGTCTGTGTGGATCCCGAACTCGATGACCTGGTCCGGCACATGCTGGTCGGGCGGGCCCAGACAATTCTCGGTGGCACCAGCGAGATCCAACGCAACATCCTCGCCGAGCGGGTTCTGGGGTTACCCAAGGAACCCCATTGA
- a CDS encoding acyl-CoA dehydrogenase family protein, with protein sequence MAEVGISENPDDGGWGVAAQAVIAHELGRVLAPVPFLPSAVLTTRLLSTVDDATELLGHLCQGHQSAAFAVTTRDGRFDGADLPLATDRSGRWRLSGSVRHVLGAAGADRIVVVATSDGHPQLYLVEREQQGVTVTAQPVLDATRPMAVVDLEDAVAEHLPVTGSVVERIDESLMHTIAVLTAEQVGAAERVLEMSVEYSGVRKQFDRPIGSFQAIKHRCADMLVELEMARSASMAAVAAVDAASAEAPWLVSMAKAVCSETLRNAAHSNLQIHGGIGFTWEHAAGLYVKRARTDEVLFGLPTTHWERVAESMALVGGYQRDTDTDGVAAAS encoded by the coding sequence GTGGCCGAGGTAGGTATATCGGAGAACCCCGATGACGGCGGGTGGGGCGTAGCGGCGCAGGCCGTGATCGCCCATGAACTCGGGCGGGTATTGGCGCCGGTACCGTTCCTGCCCTCGGCAGTCCTCACCACCAGGCTGCTGAGCACGGTCGACGATGCCACCGAGCTGCTCGGTCACCTCTGTCAGGGTCACCAGAGTGCTGCATTCGCCGTGACCACCCGAGACGGTCGGTTCGACGGTGCCGACCTCCCACTGGCCACCGATAGATCTGGGCGCTGGCGGCTGTCCGGATCGGTCCGCCACGTTCTGGGGGCAGCGGGTGCTGACCGCATCGTCGTGGTTGCCACGTCTGACGGTCATCCGCAGCTCTATCTGGTCGAACGTGAACAACAGGGCGTCACCGTGACTGCGCAACCGGTATTGGATGCGACGCGTCCAATGGCGGTCGTCGATTTGGAAGATGCAGTCGCCGAACATCTTCCAGTCACTGGATCGGTTGTGGAGCGAATCGACGAGAGTCTGATGCACACCATCGCGGTGCTCACCGCCGAGCAGGTGGGTGCCGCCGAACGGGTATTGGAGATGTCGGTCGAGTACTCCGGAGTGCGCAAGCAGTTCGACCGTCCGATCGGTTCCTTCCAGGCCATCAAACATCGTTGCGCGGACATGCTGGTGGAACTGGAGATGGCGCGGTCGGCATCCATGGCTGCCGTTGCGGCTGTCGATGCTGCGAGCGCAGAGGCGCCCTGGTTGGTCAGCATGGCCAAAGCAGTCTGCTCGGAGACGCTGCGCAACGCCGCACACAGCAACTTGCAGATCCACGGTGGCATCGGTTTCACCTGGGAGCATGCCGCGGGTCTTTACGTGAAGCGGGCCCGAACCGACGAGGTGCTGTTCGGGTTACCGACAACGCACTGGGAACGAGTGGCCGAATCCATGGCTCTGGTCGGTGGCTATCAGCGTGATACGGACACCGACGGTGTGGCGGCGGCATCATGA
- a CDS encoding IclR family transcriptional regulator — MDQDAPTLIQSLQRGMKLIDTIAERGPSTARSLSESTGIVIATVYRLVRTLVHEGYLARSEDGRYVLGPQFVNVADLEGRARDYRLVRQSIARLATTTRSHVLIGGLIRGRVEVWSSVRHPAAPHVECWPGAELPGHATAIGKSILAQATCSQRDEYLGRNPLHSYTYRTIEIGSQLERQLTGGPLSISDQEFSYGVTCMAVPLVDVNMPAALGLSYSSDRSARVQDELAEQLLPAASRISKLLSNSDVSRSQVVA; from the coding sequence ATGGACCAGGACGCACCCACGCTGATCCAGAGTCTGCAGCGGGGCATGAAGCTCATCGATACCATCGCAGAACGCGGCCCTTCGACGGCGAGATCTCTCAGCGAATCGACCGGAATTGTGATCGCCACCGTGTATCGCCTGGTACGGACCTTGGTCCACGAGGGATATCTGGCACGGTCGGAGGACGGGCGCTACGTGCTGGGTCCACAGTTCGTCAATGTGGCGGACCTCGAGGGTCGGGCACGTGACTATCGTCTGGTGCGTCAATCGATTGCCCGATTGGCCACCACGACACGGTCGCACGTACTTATCGGCGGCCTGATTCGGGGGCGCGTAGAAGTCTGGAGTAGCGTCCGGCACCCCGCTGCACCGCATGTCGAATGTTGGCCGGGAGCCGAGCTACCGGGGCACGCGACAGCTATCGGGAAGAGCATTCTGGCACAGGCCACCTGCAGCCAACGGGACGAATACCTGGGCCGAAATCCTCTGCACAGCTATACATATCGCACGATCGAGATCGGTTCGCAGTTGGAACGTCAGCTCACCGGCGGCCCGCTGTCCATCAGCGATCAGGAGTTCAGCTACGGAGTCACCTGTATGGCCGTGCCGCTGGTCGATGTGAACATGCCAGCAGCGCTGGGCCTGTCATACTCATCGGATCGTTCGGCTCGGGTGCAGGATGAGTTGGCCGAACAGCTGCTGCCCGCCGCGTCAAGAATCTCGAAGCTGTTGTCGAACAGCGACGTATCGCGATCCCAAGTAGTCGCCTAG
- a CDS encoding helix-turn-helix domain-containing protein: MVDVEQPLVRSLQRGLQIINLVAVSGPLHAKSVARRVELSLPTAYHLLRTLVHDGYLVRLDDGSYVLGGRLDWTGFATVPAVTRSLAAVNAGW; the protein is encoded by the coding sequence GTGGTAGACGTTGAGCAGCCGCTGGTCCGATCGCTGCAACGGGGTCTGCAGATCATCAATCTCGTGGCGGTCAGCGGTCCGCTGCATGCGAAGAGTGTCGCCCGGCGGGTCGAATTGTCGCTTCCGACCGCGTACCACCTGTTACGGACACTGGTGCACGACGGGTACCTCGTCCGGCTGGATGACGGTTCCTATGTCCTAGGGGGCCGCCTCGACTGGACCGGATTCGCCACCGTGCCGGCCGTGACTCGGTCGTTGGCCGCTGTGAATGCAGGCTGGTGA
- a CDS encoding MCE family protein: MRLNRRVRMQLALFAAVSVVAAFVMSVGFMEVPSRVFGIGQYRVTVQLPTTGGLYPSGNVTYRGLGVGRVTDVRMTDTGIEADLSLNADVAVPADVTARVHSRSAIGEQYVELTPLIDAGATTLRDGDVIATDRTGVPVDINTILEKTNDGLSAIPADNLRTVIDESADAFGGLGPDLARLVRASTELASDAKENLSALTTLIDQSAPVLDTQTETAGEIRSWASHLAAISGQVAQRDTAVRSVIKEGAVTAEEIRGLFDRLQPSLPIMLANLAGIAELAVTYQAGVRQVLVLVPQAIAVLGSSLVPGMGVMSAYKGPFVTFDLNLNIPPPCLTGFLPPSQQRSPAFEDYPDRPAGDLYCRVPQDSPFNVRGARNLPCVNKPGKRAPTAEMCNSDEVYVPLNDGFNWKGDPNATTSGQGVPQIGAAAPAPPPPAEAAPASVGTSERDHSVSPSIAYATYDPATGSYVGPDGNIYALGNLAADRHEKTWQSMLTAASE; encoded by the coding sequence ATGAGACTGAACAGACGTGTCAGGATGCAGCTTGCACTGTTCGCCGCGGTGTCCGTCGTGGCGGCGTTCGTGATGAGCGTCGGCTTCATGGAGGTGCCGTCGCGGGTTTTCGGCATCGGCCAATACCGGGTGACCGTACAACTGCCGACGACCGGTGGGCTGTACCCGTCGGGCAATGTCACCTATCGGGGTCTGGGGGTCGGAAGGGTCACCGATGTCCGGATGACTGATACCGGTATCGAAGCGGACCTTTCGTTGAACGCAGATGTGGCAGTCCCGGCGGACGTGACTGCCCGGGTACACAGCCGCTCGGCCATCGGTGAGCAGTATGTCGAACTCACCCCGCTGATCGATGCGGGAGCAACTACGCTCCGCGACGGAGATGTCATCGCCACCGACCGCACGGGGGTGCCCGTCGATATCAACACCATCCTGGAGAAGACGAACGATGGTCTGAGCGCAATCCCCGCCGACAATCTGCGCACCGTCATCGATGAGAGTGCCGATGCCTTCGGTGGGCTCGGCCCTGATCTCGCGAGACTGGTGCGCGCGTCCACGGAACTGGCCTCCGATGCCAAAGAGAACCTGTCGGCCCTCACGACCCTGATCGACCAATCGGCTCCTGTTCTCGACACCCAGACCGAGACCGCCGGTGAGATCAGGTCGTGGGCATCGCATCTGGCCGCGATCAGCGGCCAGGTCGCCCAGCGTGATACCGCAGTGCGGTCGGTGATCAAGGAAGGTGCGGTAACGGCCGAGGAGATCCGCGGACTCTTCGACCGGTTGCAACCGTCCCTGCCGATCATGCTGGCCAACCTGGCCGGTATCGCTGAGCTGGCAGTGACCTATCAGGCCGGTGTTCGCCAGGTGCTGGTACTGGTGCCCCAGGCCATTGCGGTTCTGGGCAGCTCGCTGGTACCGGGCATGGGCGTCATGTCCGCGTACAAGGGGCCCTTCGTCACCTTCGACCTCAATCTGAACATTCCACCGCCCTGCCTGACCGGATTCCTGCCACCCAGCCAGCAACGATCACCAGCCTTCGAGGATTATCCGGACCGCCCGGCCGGTGACCTCTATTGCCGGGTACCCCAGGACTCACCGTTCAACGTGCGCGGCGCCCGCAACCTGCCGTGTGTGAACAAACCCGGTAAGCGGGCACCGACCGCCGAGATGTGCAACAGCGACGAGGTATACGTCCCCCTCAACGATGGTTTCAACTGGAAGGGCGATCCCAACGCCACTACATCCGGTCAGGGCGTGCCGCAGATCGGGGCGGCCGCACCGGCACCTCCGCCTCCCGCAGAGGCGGCACCCGCATCGGTGGGGACGTCCGAACGGGACCATTCGGTCTCCCCGTCGATTGCATACGCGACATATGATCCGGCAACGGGGTCCTACGTCGGTCCCGACGGCAATATCTATGCGCTGGGCAATCTGGCGGCAGACCGCCACGAAAAGACCTGGCAATCGATGCTCACCGCGGCCAGCGAGTAA
- a CDS encoding MCE family protein has product MRRRHPSRVLAGIAATVALTAGCGWQGANSLPLPGTEGGGQGSYTVKAQLPDVGNIQRNSRVRVGDVTVGTVTEIQRQGWHALLTMTLNGEVNLPANSTATIGQTSLLGSLHVELAPPTVVAPEGRLHEGSLIPLASGAAYPTTEQTLAALSLVLNGGGLGQIHDITQSLSTAFAGRAGDLRSLIEQVDVFVTGVEGQTQDIIGAADSVNRLVAQFAARSPVLDRALKTIPEALEVLSDRRAELALALDKLGQFGALTADTISQTKDDLIKELNDLGPVLESLANAGPAMVTSLSYLTTFPFVKENIGNYFRGDYVNLTGVFDLTLSRLDAAFLTGTRFEGGLTELEMQWGRTIGQMPSPYTGGNPLSAPYIGDQGR; this is encoded by the coding sequence ATGAGGAGGCGACATCCATCGAGAGTTCTTGCCGGAATCGCCGCAACGGTTGCGCTGACCGCCGGGTGTGGCTGGCAAGGCGCCAACTCCTTGCCTCTGCCGGGCACCGAGGGAGGCGGGCAGGGTTCTTACACCGTTAAGGCTCAATTGCCCGACGTCGGTAACATTCAGCGCAATTCGCGTGTGCGGGTCGGTGACGTGACCGTAGGCACGGTCACCGAGATCCAACGGCAGGGTTGGCACGCGTTGCTGACGATGACACTCAACGGTGAGGTCAATCTGCCGGCGAATTCGACGGCGACGATAGGCCAGACCAGCCTGCTCGGCTCACTGCACGTCGAGCTGGCCCCGCCGACCGTCGTCGCCCCCGAAGGGAGACTGCATGAGGGGTCACTGATTCCGCTGGCCTCCGGAGCTGCCTACCCCACCACGGAGCAGACGCTGGCTGCGCTCTCGCTTGTGCTCAACGGCGGTGGCCTGGGCCAGATCCACGACATCACCCAGTCGCTGAGCACTGCATTCGCCGGCCGCGCAGGCGATCTGCGCAGCCTCATCGAGCAGGTTGACGTGTTCGTGACCGGCGTCGAGGGTCAAACCCAGGACATCATCGGTGCCGCGGACAGCGTGAACCGTTTGGTAGCACAATTTGCCGCTCGCTCTCCGGTGTTGGATCGAGCGCTCAAAACGATTCCCGAGGCGCTCGAAGTGCTGTCCGATCGTCGTGCCGAGTTGGCGCTGGCGTTGGACAAGCTCGGGCAGTTCGGCGCACTCACCGCGGACACCATCAGCCAGACCAAGGACGACCTGATCAAGGAACTCAACGATCTCGGTCCGGTGCTGGAGTCGTTGGCCAACGCCGGCCCGGCAATGGTCACCTCGTTGAGCTATTTGACGACGTTCCCTTTCGTCAAAGAGAACATCGGAAACTACTTCCGCGGTGACTATGTGAATCTCACCGGGGTCTTCGACCTCACGCTGAGCCGCCTCGACGCGGCATTCCTCACCGGCACCCGTTTCGAAGGGGGCCTAACCGAGCTGGAGATGCAGTGGGGTCGCACCATCGGGCAGATGCCCAGTCCGTACACCGGTGGGAACCCGTTGAGCGCACCGTACATAGGCGATCAGGGACGCTGA
- a CDS encoding virulence factor Mce family protein: protein MKINRFWRLTAVVGLVVILAGGAAALRIWDTSGRTRITAYFANSTGIFPGDDVRILGVRVGEIATIEAQPTQVKITMWVDDSYRVPVDAKAVILSPSLISARAVQLVPAYTGGPVMADHAVIPIERTAVPVEWDDLRDQLAKLADALQPTQPGGVSTLGAYVNTAADNLRGQGTDIHRAIKNLATTMSALGDHSDDIFGTVENLALVVSALQDSRDVMRELNRNLASTTQLLDNQPQEIGAALDELNAVLGEVASFTADNRETIGVTADKLASISGALHESRADLEQTLHVAPTELANFVNIYPPAIGGFAGAFSLNNFSNPIQFLCGAIQAASRLNAEQSAKLCVQYLAPIVKNRQINFPPLGVNPVVGAYARPNEITYSEDWMRPDYVPPPGTPAGPGAAPLPAEQPQPPSGPPVEHGPQNLHDMLIPAGAGS from the coding sequence ATGAAGATCAACAGGTTCTGGCGTTTGACGGCCGTTGTGGGACTCGTCGTCATCCTTGCCGGTGGTGCTGCCGCGCTGCGTATCTGGGACACAAGTGGACGCACGCGGATCACCGCCTACTTCGCCAACAGCACCGGGATCTTCCCCGGAGACGACGTTCGTATTCTCGGTGTACGGGTGGGCGAGATAGCGACGATCGAGGCTCAGCCGACGCAGGTGAAGATCACCATGTGGGTGGACGACAGCTACCGGGTGCCGGTCGATGCCAAAGCAGTGATCCTCTCGCCCTCGCTGATATCGGCACGGGCGGTACAACTCGTCCCCGCCTACACGGGCGGGCCGGTGATGGCCGACCACGCGGTCATACCGATCGAGCGCACCGCCGTCCCGGTCGAATGGGACGATCTGCGAGATCAGTTGGCCAAGTTGGCCGACGCGTTGCAGCCGACCCAGCCGGGCGGGGTGAGCACACTCGGGGCGTATGTCAACACCGCTGCCGACAACCTGCGCGGGCAGGGGACCGACATTCACCGAGCGATAAAAAATCTGGCCACGACCATGTCGGCGCTAGGGGACCACAGTGACGATATCTTCGGCACCGTCGAGAATCTGGCACTGGTTGTCTCCGCACTGCAGGACAGCAGAGATGTGATGCGCGAGCTGAATCGAAACCTCGCGTCCACGACGCAACTCCTGGACAACCAGCCGCAGGAGATAGGCGCAGCCCTTGACGAGCTCAACGCTGTGCTGGGTGAGGTGGCGAGCTTCACCGCGGACAATCGCGAGACCATCGGCGTGACCGCAGACAAGTTGGCATCGATCAGCGGGGCGCTGCACGAGAGTCGGGCTGATCTGGAGCAGACACTGCACGTCGCCCCGACGGAACTGGCCAACTTCGTCAATATCTATCCGCCTGCCATCGGTGGATTTGCCGGTGCATTCAGTTTGAACAACTTTTCCAACCCCATTCAATTCCTCTGTGGGGCAATACAGGCCGCGTCCCGCCTCAACGCCGAACAATCGGCAAAGCTGTGCGTGCAGTATCTGGCCCCGATCGTGAAGAATCGGCAGATCAATTTCCCGCCACTGGGCGTCAATCCTGTTGTGGGCGCTTATGCACGACCGAATGAGATCACCTACAGCGAGGACTGGATGCGCCCGGACTATGTACCCCCTCCAGGGACGCCTGCCGGGCCTGGCGCGGCCCCCTTGCCTGCAGAACAACCGCAGCCACCGTCGGGCCCGCCGGTCGAACACGGCCCGCAGAATCTGCACGACATGCTCATCCCTGCGGGAGCAGGATCATGA
- a CDS encoding MCE family protein, giving the protein MKPMTERNPVVVGAVGMAVTAAVLVGTLNYDKIPMFGGGDGYTAYFADAAGLRADSPVEVAGLRVGQVSSIGLDGDRVVVGFDIDRSVFIGDRSEAAIKTKTVLGAKVIEVTPRGEERLVGPITLDRTTSPYQLADALGDLSVTINGLDTNELSASLETLAQTFSETPPELRAAVGGVSRLSATLAERDTQLRSLLSNVGKVSGVLGERSTQIVDLITNTNALLAEIRTESAALDSISTSIVAVSQQIRAFIAENRAAFTPTLDRLNGVLTIVDNRRERLQDAVKRLNSYAMALGESVSSGPFFKGFVANLPPGQYIQPFIDAAFSDLGLDPNVLAPSQLTDPPEGQPGTPALPVPFPRTGQGGEPRMTLPDAITGNPGDPGCGPPGLPLPGPTGCYPYREPPPAPAPGGPPPGPPAIGDASPTPPTHGPVFVPAPGEIPAGGGSPESGDSE; this is encoded by the coding sequence ATGAAGCCGATGACCGAGCGCAACCCGGTCGTGGTGGGCGCCGTCGGAATGGCGGTCACTGCCGCCGTTCTTGTTGGCACGCTGAACTATGACAAGATCCCGATGTTCGGTGGCGGTGATGGGTACACCGCCTACTTCGCCGATGCCGCCGGGTTGCGAGCAGACTCACCGGTGGAGGTGGCGGGTCTACGGGTCGGGCAGGTGTCCTCCATCGGCCTGGATGGTGACCGGGTCGTTGTCGGTTTCGACATCGACCGCAGTGTCTTCATCGGGGACCGCTCTGAGGCGGCCATCAAGACCAAGACGGTGCTGGGGGCCAAGGTAATCGAGGTCACCCCACGCGGTGAGGAACGGCTGGTGGGTCCGATCACATTGGATCGGACCACATCTCCCTATCAACTCGCCGACGCGCTGGGTGATCTGTCCGTCACCATCAACGGTCTGGACACCAACGAACTCTCCGCATCGCTGGAGACCTTGGCCCAGACCTTCTCCGAGACACCACCGGAATTGCGTGCCGCGGTGGGCGGTGTCTCGCGACTCTCGGCCACTCTGGCCGAACGCGATACGCAACTGCGCTCGCTGCTGTCCAACGTAGGCAAGGTCTCTGGCGTGTTGGGCGAGCGCAGCACCCAGATCGTCGACCTGATAACCAACACCAACGCGCTGCTGGCCGAGATTCGCACAGAGAGCGCCGCACTGGACTCCATCTCGACCAGTATCGTCGCGGTCAGTCAACAGATACGCGCCTTCATCGCTGAGAATCGTGCGGCCTTCACCCCGACGTTGGACCGTCTCAACGGGGTGCTGACGATCGTCGATAATCGTCGCGAACGGCTGCAGGACGCCGTCAAGCGGCTCAATTCCTATGCTATGGCGCTGGGTGAGTCAGTGTCCTCCGGGCCGTTCTTCAAAGGCTTCGTGGCCAATCTGCCGCCCGGACAGTATATTCAGCCGTTCATCGACGCGGCATTCTCCGACCTCGGGTTGGACCCGAACGTGCTGGCTCCCTCACAGCTCACCGACCCTCCGGAGGGCCAGCCGGGAACTCCGGCGCTACCTGTGCCCTTCCCGCGAACAGGACAGGGCGGCGAGCCGCGGATGACGTTGCCCGACGCGATCACCGGTAACCCCGGCGACCCGGGGTGCGGACCGCCCGGCCTGCCGCTACCAGGTCCCACCGGGTGTTACCCGTACCGGGAACCGCCGCCGGCACCCGCGCCCGGCGGCCCGCCTCCCGGGCCTCCGGCGATCGGCGATGCCTCACCGACCCCACCCACCCACGGTCCGGTATTCGTACCTGCCCCCGGGGAGATTCCAGCAGGTGGCGGTTCTCCTGAATCGGGTGACAGCGAATGA
- a CDS encoding MCE family protein: MKSPLSGVLWRLAIFLSVCLTGLFVLIAVFAQVRFQPHQSYRALFSNVGGLKSGDFVRIAGVEVGKVHKITIDRDNLVDIAFQVDDTVQLTQSSRAVIRFDNLYGDRYLALEAGDGGGAVLQPGDTIALANTAPALDLDTLIGGFRPLFRALDPDQINALSSQLIQAFQGQGQTIGSLLGQTATLTDTLADRDALIGDLVTNLDVVLGAIGDNDADFSQAVDRLEKLTGALAERKEAIADSIAHVDTTAREVSDLLVQSRPAIQKVRHETDRVATIVLNNHEYFDNLLNTLPEAYQMLGRQGLYGDWFAFYMCEAIIKVNGKGGQPVYIKAAAQTSGRCTPK; this comes from the coding sequence CTGAAATCGCCGTTAAGCGGTGTGCTGTGGCGTCTGGCGATCTTCCTCTCGGTCTGCTTGACCGGTCTGTTCGTCCTGATCGCCGTATTCGCACAGGTGCGTTTCCAACCGCACCAGAGCTATCGGGCATTGTTCAGCAACGTCGGCGGGCTCAAGAGCGGTGATTTTGTCAGGATCGCCGGGGTTGAGGTGGGCAAGGTCCACAAGATCACGATCGACCGGGACAATTTGGTGGACATCGCATTCCAGGTGGATGACACCGTCCAACTCACTCAGAGCAGCCGTGCTGTCATCCGTTTTGACAATCTCTACGGCGACCGTTACCTGGCGCTGGAAGCCGGTGACGGGGGCGGAGCAGTGCTGCAGCCCGGTGACACCATCGCCCTGGCCAACACCGCACCCGCGCTCGACCTGGACACCCTCATCGGCGGTTTCCGACCCTTGTTCCGGGCGCTGGACCCCGATCAGATCAATGCCTTGTCCAGTCAACTCATCCAGGCCTTCCAGGGACAGGGCCAGACGATCGGTTCACTGTTGGGACAAACGGCGACCCTGACCGACACCCTGGCCGACCGGGATGCGCTGATCGGCGATCTGGTGACCAATCTCGATGTTGTACTGGGGGCGATCGGTGACAACGACGCAGACTTCAGCCAGGCAGTCGATCGTCTGGAAAAGCTGACCGGGGCACTTGCCGAGCGCAAGGAAGCGATCGCCGATTCGATAGCGCATGTCGACACCACCGCCCGCGAAGTCTCAGACCTGTTGGTGCAGTCGCGGCCGGCGATTCAGAAGGTGCGGCATGAGACCGACCGGGTAGCGACCATCGTTCTCAACAACCACGAGTACTTCGACAATCTGCTCAACACCCTTCCCGAGGCGTATCAAATGTTGGGACGCCAAGGCCTCTATGGCGATTGGTTCGCCTTCTACATGTGTGAGGCGATCATCAAGGTCAACGGAAAGGGCGGTCAGCCGGTGTACATCAAGGCGGCGGCGCAGACATCGGGCAGGTGCACTCCCAAATGA